The nucleotide sequence GCATCCAAAACCTCTTTTAAAAAGTCCACATTTTGCGCTAGAGCCCTTAAAATCGGACTGTAAATGTTTGTCATCCACGCTACAGGGGCCAATTGGAGAGATAGCTGAACTTTCTGATTGTACTCAGGCCTTAAAGATGCCATGGCAAAAAAGTCTGTTGTGCCTTGAGAGTGGCCCGCGTAAAAGACTCTTGGTCTATTCGTCACTTTCAAAATGTAGTCTATGGCTGCTGGAACGTCAAACATTCCGATTTCGTCGAACGAATAGTTCCAGAACGCTATATCCTTGTCGGGATCTAGTGTAATATGCTTACGGGAGTATCGGTTTCCTCTACTGTTGACTGCCCACACATCGTAGCAGTTTGAAGCCAAAATATAACCGAGTCCTAACTTTTCTCCAGCAAGAATCCACACGTCTGATGTATCTAAAATTCCATGCATTAATAAAATGGGGTAGCGTTTGAGATTTCCTGTGCATTTGGGTAGTATCCTGAAGCATTTGAGGATGTATCCATCGTCTGTTGTGATTTTGTGTTCCTCGGTTTGATATCCGTTTTTAGTAGTAAGTTCAGTGAAGTTCAGGTAGATTTCTTCCGCATATCCTAGGGCCATTTTGAGTTCGCGTGCTTCGGGCAAGGCGTACGAGAGCGGGCGGGTTGCTGGAGTAAGTTTCGACGTCCCGACATGGTTCTCTGGTAGTACTAAAAGTAACAAGTATAACACCACAACACAATTGGTCACTTCCATctacaatgcctactttatacaCGGAAAGTTCAAAAACGTATGTTTTCATTGTAAACAAGAATCTACTTTTATAATATTCGATTGAC is from Ostrinia nubilalis chromosome 2, ilOstNubi1.1, whole genome shotgun sequence and encodes:
- the LOC135086147 gene encoding lipase 3-like; this translates as MEVTNCVVVLYLLLLVLPENHVGTSKLTPATRPLSYALPEARELKMALGYAEEIYLNFTELTTKNGYQTEEHKITTDDGYILKCFRILPKCTGNLKRYPILLMHGILDTSDVWILAGEKLGLGYILASNCYDVWAVNSRGNRYSRKHITLDPDKDIAFWNYSFDEIGMFDVPAAIDYILKVTNRPRVFYAGHSQGTTDFFAMASLRPEYNQKVQLSLQLAPVAWMTNIYSPILRALAQNVDFLKEVLDAVGLVELLAMHQLEHLVLEVLCQAAPEPTCGAALALSTGYEQGTIDSKVLSISFGHLLSGSSSKSLAHYGQLILSRKFKRFDEGKDGNLKRYKQTQPPEYNVSNITSPVVLISGKNDWLSSLKDVATLSSKLPNLVENYVVPEPKWSHHNHIWDVRSLKYVVPKILDYLEQYNT